The window TCACGGGCAATAGCTGAATGTGAATTTTATTACTTCCGCGCATTGCTTGAACGGTAAGTGCCGTGAGTATGGGATACAACTGCGAATAGTAGACAGATTTTATGCAAGCAGTAAAACGTGTTCCCGATGTGGACATATCAAGAAGGATTTGAAGCTGTCAGACCGTGTATATGAGTGTACAGAATGCGGATTAGTAATTGAC of the Synergistaceae bacterium genome contains:
- a CDS encoding transposase, which produces MNVNFITSAHCLNGKCREYGIQLRIVDRFYASSKTCSRCGHIKKDLKLSDRVYECTECGLVID